From the Actinomycetota bacterium genome, one window contains:
- a CDS encoding RluA family pseudouridine synthase, whose amino-acid sequence MSTVLQVEAEAAGTRLDVWLSEAAGKGRTEVQRLIAGGHVSVDGAAAAKSLRLSAGQSVEITEPEKTHEEMNPPEVPVRYEDDHMAVVSKPAGLVVHPASGTRGATMVDSLKLVMPLAPAAGDHRPGIVHRLDKGTSGLLLVAKTDEAYHGLIKNMKAKRIHRTYLALVHGELSLPRGRIEASVGRSTKNPTAMAVRPEGKPSVTEFEVLEPLGEVSYLQVELLTGRTHQIRVHFAHIHHPVVGDTTYGGGAEHLANALGLTRPFLHAAVLRFDHPLTGEEMRVAEPLAADLEEALSRARGRMSVT is encoded by the coding sequence ATGAGTACCGTCCTGCAGGTCGAGGCCGAGGCGGCCGGGACCCGGCTGGACGTCTGGCTCTCCGAGGCAGCCGGCAAAGGCCGCACCGAGGTGCAGCGCCTGATCGCCGGGGGCCACGTGAGCGTAGACGGAGCGGCCGCCGCCAAGTCCCTGCGGCTGTCGGCGGGGCAGTCGGTGGAGATCACCGAGCCCGAGAAGACCCACGAGGAGATGAACCCGCCCGAGGTTCCCGTGCGTTACGAGGACGACCACATGGCGGTCGTCTCCAAGCCGGCGGGCCTGGTGGTCCACCCTGCCTCGGGCACCAGGGGGGCGACTATGGTCGACTCCCTCAAGCTCGTAATGCCCCTCGCCCCGGCGGCCGGCGACCACCGTCCGGGCATCGTCCACCGCCTGGACAAAGGGACCTCGGGCCTGCTTCTGGTCGCCAAGACCGACGAGGCGTACCACGGCCTTATCAAGAACATGAAAGCCAAACGGATCCACCGGACCTACCTGGCGCTGGTCCACGGCGAGCTGTCGCTGCCCCGGGGCCGGATCGAGGCGTCGGTCGGCCGGTCGACCAAGAACCCCACCGCGATGGCGGTCCGGCCGGAGGGCAAGCCCTCGGTCACCGAGTTCGAGGTCCTGGAGCCGCTCGGTGAGGTCAGCTACCTGCAGGTCGAGCTCCTGACCGGGCGCACCCACCAGATCCGGGTCCACTTCGCGCACATTCACCACCCGGTTGTCGGCGACACCACCTACGGCGGCGGCGCCGAACACCTGGCAAACGCCCTGGGCCTCACCCGGCCGTTCCTGCACGCCGCGGTACTCCGGTTCGACCACCCGTTGACCGGCGAGGAGATGAGGGTCGCCGAGCCGCTGGCTGCCGACCTGGAAGAGGCCCTGTCGCGGGCCCGCGGGAGAATGTCGGTTACATGA
- a CDS encoding ABC transporter ATP-binding protein has protein sequence MALVSITDLVKEYPLGSARVPALKGVSFDIEAGTLVSVVGPSGSGKSTLLHLMGGLDNPTSGSVVIDGSNLAELDDAELTIFRRRRLGFIFQFFNLLPTMKAWENVALPRLLDGEKLKDVQPRAIELLEKVGLGERVDHKPSQLSGGEMQRVAVARALVADPLLVLADEPTGNLDSASGQAVLDLLRSIVTEEGRTVVIVTHDAKAASMADKQVSLRDGVLAR, from the coding sequence GTGGCGCTCGTCTCGATAACCGATCTGGTCAAGGAGTACCCCCTCGGCTCGGCAAGGGTGCCGGCCCTCAAGGGGGTTTCTTTCGATATCGAGGCCGGGACGCTCGTATCGGTCGTCGGCCCGTCCGGGTCCGGCAAGTCCACACTGCTCCACCTGATGGGCGGCCTGGACAACCCCACCAGCGGCTCGGTTGTGATCGACGGCAGCAACCTGGCCGAGCTGGACGACGCCGAGCTGACGATCTTCCGCCGGCGCCGGCTCGGCTTCATCTTCCAGTTCTTCAACCTGCTGCCGACGATGAAGGCGTGGGAGAACGTCGCCCTGCCCCGCCTGCTCGACGGCGAGAAGCTGAAGGACGTGCAGCCCCGGGCGATCGAGCTGCTGGAGAAGGTCGGTCTGGGTGAGAGGGTCGACCACAAGCCGTCGCAGCTGTCCGGCGGCGAGATGCAGCGGGTCGCCGTGGCCCGGGCGCTGGTCGCCGACCCCCTTCTGGTGCTGGCCGACGAGCCCACCGGCAACCTCGACTCCGCGTCCGGGCAGGCGGTCCTGGACCTTTTGCGCAGCATCGTCACCGAGGAGGGCCGCACCGTGGTGATTGTGACCCACGACGCCAAGGCCGCCTCCATGGCCGATAAGCAGGTCTCCCTGCGGGACGGCGTGCTGGCCCGGTGA
- a CDS encoding FtsX-like permease family protein, which produces MNLFNLLNLRRFTEHRARTALSISGIAIGSALLVAVLGLLGSLTGSVEGFIQDLAGVADLEVSAVSNEGLDERIFFDIEQTEGVKAAIPMIRSRALIDKQQVMVLGVDQRAEQLGTDLAEDQSETFERLASEPGILIGRGLANRTGAERGDKVMVFSTGGEKEVPVVGVIEGEAGRFNDGFFALAPLPVAQQLLGKGPRIDSIFILAEEGQSLEGLRRDLSRQTGSGAFVDSPSGRVRQAQSSTASLRFGMLMGVSIAVTVGAFLVYNTMSMAALERRREIATLRALGGARKLLLRNLLWEAALLGLIGSAAGSVIGVILSGILVRSIPDFYTNGLGVGVEMNMPSYAIPMALIVGVVSAVLAAAMPAMAAVKVAPAAAMRPVGVLEALEDVDGISPIPTFIGTAIFLGSFATAVWGPGWAGFLAMGGLVVGAIVATFGLTHPLAGATARFAAKFGVAGQLAASAVRRAPRRAWATSVAVVAGVGMIVTQASASANINTSVTNSTNSLGRIDLYVSAASGVALATDVLLPPEWEAQLEAVPGVENVGTNTFSFVSYQGERVLVQGTSKSKGGEPAMAGITPDQRQQVQEGTAAVVSTRFEELFGIGPGDQLTLPTPSGERDVQVIASVPSFTWERGLVTIGRQNVIDWFGRTGVSDYQLTFDQGADAGAIRTQVEEFVEGSPVPVYVSSGSEYLQVIEGTVKQVRALFDSMVGVVVGAAILAIINALIISVIERRTELGIMRALGTSRRQLRSMVAVEAGALGVVGGVVGVAFGFLAHRAAIVAVGHQGGMPVDYAFVWAPALIAFPLGIAMAVIGSLEPARRAGSISVIEAIGYE; this is translated from the coding sequence GTGAACCTGTTCAACCTGCTGAACCTTCGCCGGTTCACCGAGCACCGCGCCCGAACCGCCCTTTCCATCTCCGGGATTGCGATCGGGTCGGCGCTCCTGGTGGCGGTCCTGGGCCTGCTCGGCTCGTTGACCGGGTCGGTGGAGGGGTTCATCCAGGACCTGGCCGGCGTGGCCGACCTGGAGGTCTCGGCGGTCTCCAACGAGGGGCTGGACGAAAGAATCTTCTTCGACATCGAGCAGACCGAGGGCGTGAAGGCGGCGATCCCGATGATCCGGTCCCGCGCGTTGATCGACAAGCAGCAGGTGATGGTCCTGGGCGTCGACCAGCGGGCCGAGCAGCTGGGAACCGACCTGGCCGAGGACCAGAGCGAGACCTTCGAGCGGCTGGCCAGCGAGCCGGGGATCCTGATCGGCAGGGGACTGGCCAACCGGACCGGGGCGGAGCGGGGCGACAAAGTGATGGTCTTCTCGACCGGGGGCGAAAAGGAGGTCCCGGTCGTCGGCGTGATCGAGGGCGAGGCGGGCCGGTTCAACGACGGGTTCTTCGCCCTGGCCCCCCTCCCGGTGGCCCAGCAGCTGCTCGGCAAGGGGCCGCGTATCGACTCGATCTTTATCCTGGCCGAGGAGGGGCAGTCCCTGGAGGGGCTCCGGCGTGACCTGTCCCGCCAGACCGGCAGCGGCGCCTTCGTCGACTCGCCTTCCGGGCGGGTGAGGCAGGCCCAGTCGTCGACCGCCTCCCTGAGGTTCGGGATGCTGATGGGCGTCAGCATCGCCGTGACGGTCGGCGCCTTCCTCGTCTACAACACCATGAGCATGGCGGCCCTGGAGCGGCGCCGGGAGATCGCCACGCTGCGGGCGCTGGGCGGCGCCCGAAAGCTCCTCCTCCGCAACCTTCTGTGGGAAGCCGCCCTCCTGGGGCTGATCGGATCGGCCGCAGGCAGCGTGATCGGCGTGATCCTGTCGGGCATCCTGGTCCGGTCGATCCCCGACTTCTACACGAACGGTCTGGGCGTCGGGGTCGAGATGAACATGCCCTCCTACGCCATCCCGATGGCGCTGATCGTCGGGGTGGTCTCTGCCGTGCTTGCGGCGGCGATGCCGGCGATGGCGGCGGTCAAGGTCGCCCCGGCGGCGGCGATGCGGCCGGTCGGGGTCCTGGAGGCACTGGAGGACGTCGACGGCATCTCGCCGATCCCCACCTTCATCGGCACTGCGATCTTCCTCGGGTCTTTCGCCACCGCGGTGTGGGGCCCCGGCTGGGCCGGGTTCCTCGCCATGGGCGGGCTGGTCGTCGGGGCGATCGTCGCGACCTTCGGACTGACGCACCCGCTGGCCGGCGCCACCGCCCGTTTTGCCGCCAAGTTCGGCGTGGCCGGGCAGCTGGCCGCGTCGGCGGTCCGCCGGGCCCCCCGCCGGGCCTGGGCGACCAGCGTGGCGGTCGTTGCGGGGGTCGGGATGATCGTCACCCAGGCGAGCGCCAGCGCCAACATCAACACCTCGGTCACCAACTCCACCAACTCGTTGGGCCGGATCGACCTGTACGTCTCGGCCGCCTCCGGGGTCGCGCTGGCCACCGACGTCCTGCTCCCGCCCGAGTGGGAGGCGCAGCTCGAGGCGGTACCCGGTGTCGAGAACGTGGGAACCAACACCTTCTCTTTCGTCAGCTACCAGGGCGAGCGGGTGCTGGTCCAGGGCACCTCGAAGTCCAAGGGGGGCGAGCCGGCGATGGCCGGCATCACCCCCGACCAGCGGCAGCAGGTGCAGGAGGGGACCGCAGCAGTGGTGTCGACCCGGTTCGAGGAGCTTTTCGGCATCGGGCCGGGGGATCAGCTCACGCTGCCGACGCCGTCGGGTGAGCGTGACGTCCAGGTGATCGCCTCGGTCCCGTCGTTCACCTGGGAGCGGGGGCTGGTGACCATCGGCCGGCAGAACGTCATCGACTGGTTCGGGCGCACCGGGGTGAGCGACTACCAGCTGACCTTCGACCAGGGCGCCGACGCCGGCGCGATCCGAACCCAGGTCGAGGAGTTTGTCGAGGGCTCGCCGGTCCCGGTCTACGTCAGCAGCGGGTCTGAGTACCTCCAGGTCATCGAGGGCACGGTCAAGCAGGTCCGTGCGCTGTTCGACTCCATGGTCGGGGTCGTCGTCGGAGCGGCGATCCTGGCGATCATCAACGCCCTGATCATCTCGGTCATCGAGAGGCGCACCGAGCTCGGCATCATGCGGGCCCTCGGGACCAGCCGCCGGCAGCTGAGGAGCATGGTGGCGGTGGAGGCCGGCGCCCTCGGGGTCGTGGGGGGGGTGGTGGGGGTCGCCTTCGGCTTCCTTGCCCACCGGGCGGCGATCGTGGCGGTCGGGCACCAGGGCGGCATGCCGGTGGACTACGCCTTCGTCTGGGCCCCCGCTTTGATTGCGTTCCCCCTGGGTATCGCAATGGCGGTCATCGGAAGCCTGGAGCCGGCCAGAAGGGCGGGGTCGATAAGTGTGATCGAGGCAATCGGCTATGAGTAG